The genomic interval gttaatcaaattcaaatttcaaaaacacagattttcaaagaaaagggtggttttgaaagactggtcaatggtcaatcgcggggtcaaacgtatttggAGTATGTTcattttccaaagcttttttttaaagactagccaaacgtgtttaggcaGTAGAGCTAGAggggcacggccaatatgggagactctctccaatacgGGGAGACTTATCTCCCATactggagacttgctttgcaaaagaatttagaaacaccaacaaaagcatattttttccacccaaaattttgcctcactgaggtcagaaggtgAGAAGCCCAggcatttgttttgtgtgtggatgacaaGAAAAAtccttattaaaacaaaaatagacagtgattttttaaagtggacggtgaaaaggggtaatttttcacgAGGAATCTGCTTAagcttatcacattttcatttgccCCCAAGGTAACCCTTTtccagcaaatgtaaacaaaggaaattggtttCCCAAACTgtagactgtctctgaaattcgatacccaaattctttacaaaagtctctgatattggagataatctcccacaagGGAGATGGTCTCctatattggccgtgcgcctctactgttagggtatgtttttcccccaagctttttccccggggccATTTTCTggtgacaacttgtttaggggccaaagtgtgtaaataaagcctgcGAAAAACTTGTTAAGAGGGTTGTTTTGCACacagaaaaacttgtttaggggatgtttggaaataatttggtcacgcatgtattcagcaatacatttgactatGATAATCTCCCATATtagagacttgctttgcaaaagaacaaaagaaactaCACCAACAAatgtctcaaaattggtgatttaaagCCGGTTCACAGTTCCCCACACATATTAATATGAGGTATTGCCTTTTTTACCAAAAAGTGACACAGTTTGTCTCTGGTGTTTGAGAACGAGTATTTATCGCCGGATGGTTCGGGtaggtgtagcggtagtgaagtgtagtggagcctacacgaacCATCGCCTGAGGTATATTATAATCTACCAAGCAGCCAGGACTCtaacaaaaatgattttgtgtagcctgtatggcagtgagtccaaactttgCGTGTGTCCATACTttgcggacggtcattatctaaaaaactagccaatatccttaaaatctgacatcaacgtgaaaagcgacctaagaTTACCCATTGGcataagtttctttaggatgagttcagtattcatgaagaTATTGATGCATAATGGACATTGACACTTGGTTGAAGTCAAACTCGTTACTTTTGAACCATAGTAAATGTGAGTTTTTAGTTTTTGGCTCAAAGTTTCAACTTAACAAATTCAACATTGATTCCATTTCTATCTCCGGCAATGACATCCCCTTGTCAAAATCATGTCGCAATCCTGGAGTTATTTTTTCTCACATGTCCAACCAGATTACAAGCATTTGCAGATCAGTTTGTTATCAATTGCGCAATTTTGGCTTCATACGAAAATATCTCACTTGCTCAGCAACAGAGAAACTGCTACATTCACTCATTTCTTCACAATTCAATTTTGGTAATAGCCTCCTTTACAACTTACCAGATTCTTAACTTGGGAAATTGCAAAGGTTGAAACAGTTACAACACCCCTATATTGAAAACTCTTCACTGGTTGCCCCTGAAGGAACGCGTAGTCTTTAAAatccttcttttgatttttcatataatcGATGGAACCTCCCCCAGTTACAATACTGTAGGTCTTTGAAGCGTGGTAATTACCAACCCTCAAGAAATTTATGATCCTCACCACGTTGCTAAGAAATCATGCGGGGATCGGGCTTTTGCTCATGCAGGGCCTAGGCTAGCCTGTGGAATTCTCTCCCACtgagtttgaaaacccagacttcagtgacgaccttcaagggcaacctgaaaacatacctgtataagagtgctttttgatagacattgactttattgttcagacatgtattatatgtaaatatttttgttgttctgctctgaagcgccctgagcatctaatcaagatagaaagtgcgctatacagatctcatgtattattaaaagatcggcaaatttgtcacattAAGGGCCCACTccgaagaaatctgatattctcaacaagcatcacgatatcagcTTTTGCAATCAGATATCATAAAAAATGCGAGTTAAAATGTGGTACTGActgattctatagcattttgtcatcaatctgatataaatatctcaccttttgagcttgagtttttctttaaatctccacaaaaaaTTTTGGTCCGCGAATTTAGGCCACACTTTTTCAGAAcagttttccagcacagcgtgCATTCgtcgatcggaatagaattttgagatcgcgataccagcGAAGCCCCTTGCCCTACTTCACATTTTCGTCAATGATTTTGTACTTTACGTTCTTGCCGTCAATggggtaactatttcttgaattggttttgtacaaattttgaatattttgtgaacaaatttaagcctgatgaatatttttgaaaagtccgCGAAGTTTGCACACCCCATCGTACTAGTGTAGGGGCTGCTGTCATCATTCATGGCCATATTGTCAAACTGACTTAAAGACTATGAATGATGATGTAGACTTGTAGTACAGCCATGCGCGTGTGGTTGTACCCAATTCACTTCGGAGTTGATACAGTCACATGTGCACACGCCGCTGTTGAGAACACCCAACTTGTACAATTCGGCGCTTAAAATTCAATAAGAGGACTACGTTTGCAAACTTTTCATGCCTTGCCTACATGTAGGCCCAAGCCGTTCTCAAAATGGCATGCTGATCAGAATTGCACTCATCTCATTCAGGCTCAATTATTTCTCTAAATTGTTTTGGTTTCATTCTCACCATCCTCTCTCCTTCCCTTTTTATTCTTGTTTCAAATGCTATAGAAATATATGCTAGAACTTCTTCAATTTCAGCTTGTAGAGTCTGACTTCCTTCACGACGACTGGTACTTATCTGTGCAAATCAATCACACTTCCGGGAATTGTGTTTGCTTGCGCTTATATATGCATAAGTCCTAGTCGCAAAAGAAGTCAGACTTCGACCAGCTGAAGTTGAAGAATTCAGAATTCAAGTCGATACAGTATTTGAAGATTTAACTTCTTGTCTCTTTCAGAAACAAAAGATCAGCAAGAAGCAGATTACTGAGCTTGATCTCTTATGTAAGTATGAAAATATAGATCTACCCTAGGACAAGGTTGACATCTttatctctttttcttatttctgatttaaaggtcaagtccaccccagaaaatgttaatttgaataaatagagaacaatctaacaagcataacactgaaaatttcatccaaatcggatgtaaaataagaaagttatgacattttaaagtttcatttatttttcacaaaactgttatatACACAACTTGGTGACATGCAAATTCGAGTCGATGTTGTCCCTGAGTccctactcactatttcttttgtttttttattgttcgaattatacaatttttaatttgttacagatttgacaatagggaccaactttACTGCACCATAAAATGCTAAAGCAATGGTAATACCGCATGTTCAGGGAGTAATAAAACTTTGCTTCACCTGACAGTGAGGAGAAAGttagaatatttcaatataataaatacaaaagaaatagtgagtgggtgatgtcatcagtcccctcatttgcatactgaccaggatgtgcatataaaagttttgtgaaattaagcgaaacttttaaatgtattaGCTTTCATACTTTAcacctgattttgatgaaattttaagtattattctttttggatttttctctttttattcaaatcaactttttgttggggtggacttgtcctttaatgatttATAGGTTTTTGatgaattattttcttaatttcaagaATCAGCATGTACAATAAGCTTAACCAGGTGGTCTCTTTCAAAGTCTGTGAGAATTATGATTTACAGGGAAATCAACAGGCCATGTAGTGTAGAGTGTTATAAACATTGAGCAGTATGTTGGTATGAATACACCATTGAAGGTTCAGTGAAACTAAACAGAGAGTTCGTTATGACATCACATGCAAGGTGCCATATTTCTTCAAGCTATTTACATGTACTAGAGATGTTAGAATGTGCAGATATATATTAATCATATTGTAAtgaacttcaaaaaaaaaaagttttgaaatagagctatttgaaaaaaataggtAATAGGAGCTGACCCATACCCCACTCCAATATGTTGTGAATTTGTCCAAATATGCAAAGGGTGTTTGATTCAGAAGAAAAATAGAAGGAAATATTGAAAAGGGTTTCAAATATCCTGTACTGCAATTGATATTCAGTGTCATCAAAATGAGCaacttgatttgaaaaaaaaagtaagagtAAAGTACTTAATATCTGACATCCACTGGAAGGACAGGAGGATATTTATTTTAGAGGATCAGGTAACATTGTGATCTTACTGAATATATTTCCTTTCTTGAAATTACTTGGAAGCTTCTGTTCCATTTCCAACCTTTAAGAAGAAAAATTTATCAAGTGCAATgagtttttctttttcaattccaGGTAACATGCGGCAtcctgaaaagaaaaaatggtCTGTTTATGAACTCAAGGGACTCGGTGAAGGTAGCTACATTGAATAATAATATCTGTCCATTGACAACAGTGGTTTCTTTTGTAGTGGGCCCTAGGAGTAGAAAGAGATTCATGCATTTAAACACAACTTAAAAATGAAGTGCAACTACAAAATATGCACATCTGATTTGTTTGAAatcaagttgcgtttgattcTTAGAGTTATGTTTGACTGGAACTCTTTCAGCAATAagacgggggaggggggggggggtgggtgtagAAAGAGTTGCATTGTGCATTTTAAGTTGAGGGCCCATTCCTGAAAAAACCCAAATTGATCAATGTTACCAATCGACTATTGTCAATGATGTCCTCAATAATTAGAGCGGTGTAACATGTTTTTTAAATGCGCGAATGTAAAATATGTTTATAATTGGCTATTGACATATAATGTATTTTTACATCACTGTTGATACAAATTAACATTGCCTGTTGTAGATTGgaggtgtacatgtacatatgtaacCCACAACTTATATCAGATTTCATCATGTTTACTATATTTTGTAATGTTAATACTGTCTTTGTCAACTTTCatccaattcattttcttcttcagaTCATAGCAAGAAGGCTTTTGACCCTCAAGTATACTTTGACAAATTGACAAAACACCTTTCTGTTTACTTTAAACATGTAAGTATGGCTCTGTTTCTGGAAAATGTACAAAAGAGATAAGActagaaatgtaaaaaacagATTACAAATCATCttacttttttattgttagaaagggaaaatatattcattattttcttttataaatcATGTTCCTTTCTATTCCTTTCCCTATTTACtttgcatgttttatttttttctatttctctttctaCCTTACAATAAACCAAaaaaaactattgatagtttccTGTGAGGTAAAATCTGTAATTTTGTGTTTGAGTCATTGGATTGTGCCATTTGTACACATAGATTTCTAGGATTCTTATACATTTTTCGTCATGCATAGGCCTAATAGACATAGAATTTTTTGTAATGGGAGTTTTACAAAAGATGTAAACTTGTAAAATGTAAACTTGTAAAGTATTTTAAAGGAAACTCCAGATTCCTTTGGATTATTGGTAAATCCTTTTGTAATTTTCCTGATTCAGGATGCATTCATTGTAGGTACTTGCCAGTCACAGATCTGTATAATATCAATGTTCCAATGATATGATtgttatatctttctttctttctcattctaCTACTTTGGAGCACTAAGACTAAGAGACTCCATTGTGATTTAACtgagtattagtattatttattGGGaacaccatatacatgtatgtttgaattatatttcacaCTAGGATTTATGTATGGACAAACGAGGAGAGGCTATTTGGCTTCGCATCGGAGTCTATGATAGCGGGAAAGATACTGCAAACACTTTCAGCTCTAATGCCATCTATGTAGTCTACCATCCACATTCTCGTCATCTTATCTTGTCTGTCGTGAAAAAAAGTCTTGTGCAGTTTGTTATGcaggtacatgtaaataaagcTTAAAGATCATAGACTATTGTAAGATGGTGTCATAAACATAAGCCTCATTTCATGAAGGTTGCCGTCATTAATGCATCATCATTCACTGACAGTCACTATATTACCAGTGCCTATCAAGgaattaaaatgaatgatttcactgaaattgttgTTGAAGAGATTacaaatgttcatgaaattgaCAAAGACATAGACaattcatttagggtcaacgaactttgttgtggtatttgtggaattatcataactttaaaagtttatggatctagttcatgaaacttggacatagagcgaccatgtatccctgaatatcatgtgtgcgttgcaggtcacatgaccaagatcaaaggtaatTTCAGGTCAATGAACTATGGCTGTGTTGGcctgttgggggtatttgttgaattggcatcagaacttaaaaagtttatgaatctagttcaagaaacatagacataacggtaatcaagtatgaatgattgttttgcacacgtcttaggtcacatgatcatggtcaaaggtcattttgggtcaatggacatagtattttattataatatgaatgttttcttttgtgaataattattcaattatagtagctgttttcaaagtcagcactgctgctatatcaaatcgcgtgatgcaggctagactgccagaggtgctccacttttttattatatcaatagtgtttttttattaataattattctatagcattttcaaagtcagatctgctgctatattgaatagcgtaatgcaggcgagactgccagaggcgctccacttgttatgtGAAGTTGTTTAGATAAAAGAACTCCAGGCAGAAAAGGCAAAGTGCAAAAATGTATCTAAATTTGGATTAGATCCTTTCGATTGTCCTTTCTATGTCGACAAGTAGTCATGTACCGATCAgtcaattttaacatttttacagAAGGAGGCCTCTCCTGGTCCTAGTAACTTCAGACATGTTCAACGACTTAATATaatatgtacatttattttcttccaatcCTTAACAGGCTTTAATCTTATCGCTTGGCTGTACCAGTTGTAAAGAAACTAAGCTCACTGGATATCATCTAGATTCCCTGGCGGACCTTACCCTGAACTCTGCCTCCCAGGGCTGGTTCTCAAAGTTCAGACACAACCAAGTTGACACCAATCCTTTGGTCAAGACACAGACAAGGAAGAGAAGAGGTATGGTTGTACATCATGTTAGTTTCAAGAATGTGAACTTGCATATAGCATATAAGTTCATTATTAAACATAACGTAAAGTCtgcaaaatatttttagatAGTTTAtatagtatatacatgtatattaaaaatgcaAGTCCCAAGTTTTAAAAACATGCCATATTGATAAAATGAGACCAATTTAATTACTTGATCCAATGTAGAAGATGATATGTGAATATTGTgcaagatctacatgtattcaaaCTCTCTTCATTCCCGAAAAAGGGATTCTTAAAGAGTATGGTAGATTTCATGacttcaggggggggggggggcataatggcccccctcgacattacacaacattatgtaagtgcatgtcagacccaaaattactcttaaacgtgatttcatgtacaaatccaatgcaaattgtgtatttagccaaaattcataaatgtatcattatttctacttttactgattaaacttaattaattttgccttgtttatgatcagaattaagtctggaacgatttccatcgaaaaaacaataacaaaaataaaagtaaaaaaacaaggaaatacataagaaattaaaaaacaataaaatacataagaaatcggtcttggtaccagaatttttttcattcacaattgttaggaatgctataaagaatattttcaccaaaaaatagcattctaggagctttatttagtgaatcagagcaaaaagaatgattttatgaataaattagcataattaattcatataaaataaaaatatatgaattcagtgatatttaccaatgcaactgcgtagattacgtcattctctaccatcatgcaaattttcgttgtgatcgcgcaatttGCGGCCGAGATCTTgagggaatgacaagaatcaaaataccccgggagatttagagTTAAGTGCACATTGTTGAATAACATAACACAGTGCACgtgatttgaaaataaagaattacATGTGCATCATTCAAGTCTTATACCATGGTGGGAATGTAGTCCTCATATGTACTGTTGTGAAAAATTTTATCTTGATTATATAAAATGTTGATTATTTTTCTAAGAATTTGTCTTATAATCGATATGAAACAGGTGTTGCCAGTAATAATCGATATACAGATACTGAGAAAAATGCAATTTAATGTAGAgatgaaaaatatcaaagttacTAGTAAATGAATTTTCTCAATTGGTGATGGGTACATACAGTATCACAGTCTGTCATTTCTGCTATACACAGTTTTATATAACCTGTGTAGTTTCATCTTTTTATGTACACAGGAGATTCTCTCGACTTGGAAGACAAATCCCTCATCTCTGAGAATGTGGAAGATGAGGAAAACCGAACAAAAGACCTGGACAGTTCGTTTGGACCAAACAAACAGCCTAAATTGGAAAGGATTTGCTACGAGGTAGTTATGCAAAGCTGTGCAATCTAGTGACAAATTAGTCAATAGGTGTACAATAAGATTGAATTAACTAGAGACCTTGTTACACATTCacacacaattaaaaaaatgcctTTGCTCAAGGTCTGTATCTTAATGTAGCTAGATGTCTGTTTGAAGATTGATATCAGATCGCAATAATACAATATGATCACACTGGGACTTGTATGCCCAACTTTATGCAATTATAGAAATGGGTTTTCTATCTAACTGCTGAGCGAAACGTTGGGGGCGGGGTAATCTACATTACCTGTAATGACTGTCATCCTCCAGGGGCTTGTTTCTAGAAGCCAACATAAGTCATACCTTATCCACCAATCTTCCTGAACCTGTCTCCTGACAGGCTTCTTAGCGAGACATCTCTTGATATTGATGCTAATGACAGAAAGAG from Lytechinus pictus isolate F3 Inbred chromosome 2, Lp3.0, whole genome shotgun sequence carries:
- the LOC129254014 gene encoding centromere protein N-like produces the protein MVSSDIKGILRKVLGVLKREELGDVVQKWGVFGEERVREVTQLANSTRPMVPRKSVTEKIVQECLKQKISKKQITELDLLCNMRHPEKKKWSVYELKGLGEDHSKKAFDPQVYFDKLTKHLSVYFKHDLCMDKRGEAIWLRIGVYDSGKDTANTFSSNAIYVVYHPHSRHLILSVVKKSLVQFVMQALILSLGCTSCKETKLTGYHLDSLADLTLNSASQGWFSKFRHNQVDTNPLVKTQTRKRRGDSLDLEDKSLISENVEDEENRTKDLDSSFGPNKQPKLERICYEMENKFRGMRAAPRMATRQEPFRCTVKFEGPDVLEGLRQLHPSGISSSALPYLFEQVLSTGKNHFRIYDKSSRDRKGS